Within the Acidobacteriota bacterium genome, the region GCGGCCAGCGGCCGGGGCGACAGGAAACGCAGGCTCGGAAAGGCCAGCACGGGCGCTCGTCGTCTCGAGAGCAGGTGCGCGAGCAGTGGCAGCGCGAGCGCGAGCAGCCCGAGCCAGGCCAGGGGGAATCGCCACACCATGGGCGGTCAGCTGTGCGCGCCTCGACGCCGCCGCGCGACGAGATAGGGCCGCAGTGCGACGGCCGGCGAGACGGCCGTATCGAGCGCGACGTAGTCGATGCCTTCGCGGGAGAGTCGATGACGACACTCGTCGCCGAAGCCGGCGAACCGCTCCTGGTAGGCCTGGCGGGCGCCGGCCGCGTCCAGCAGGATCTGTCGCCCCGTCTCGAGATCCTCCAGGCGGACGTCGCCGCGATACGGGAGGTCCCGTTCCGCCGGAGCGATGACGTGCAGCACGATGACCTCGTGTCCCATCTTGACGGCCCGACGCAGGGAGGCGAACAGGGGATCGCCGGCGTCGTAGAGGTCGCTCAGGACGATCAGCAGCCCGCGACGGCGCATCAGATCGGCGGCCCGCCGGATGGAGGCGGCGGTGTCGGTGGCGCCCTCCGCCCGCAGGCGCGCGAGCGCCACGAGCAGGCCGCGGAGGTGCCCTCGCCCCGCGCGGGGGGGCACGTAGCGGTTCACGCGCGCGCCGTAGGCGATGAGGCCCACGCTGTCGCCCTGAGCGACGAGCAGGTGCGCCAGGCTCGCGGCGGTGACCACCGCGTGACGGAGCTTCGTCACCTCGCCAGCCACGAACGCCATCGAGGCGCTGGTGTCGACCGCGAGCGCGACGAGCGTGTTGGTCGTCTCGCGATACTGCTTGGTGTACAGGCGGTCGGTGCGGGCGAAGAGCTTCCAGTCGACGTACTTCAGATCGTCGCCGGGCCGGTAGTGCCGGTACTGGCTGAATTCAGCGCTGTAGCCGTGGAAGGGGCTCCGGTGCAGTCCGGACACGAGACCGTCGACCACCAGGCGCGCGACGAGCTCGAGGTCGCCGAAGCGGGCCAGCGTCGCGGGCGCGATGGCGGCGCCGTCGGCGTGGCCGGCCACGTCAGCCGCGTCCCGCGCGGACGGCGCCGAGGACCTGCTCGACGACGGCCTCCGCTGTGATTCCGTCGGCCTCGGCCTCGAAGTTGACGAGCACTCGATGTCGGAGCACCGGCGCCGCCACGGCGCGAACGTCGTCGATGTCGACGGCCGCCCGGCCGTCGAGCAGCGCCCGCGCCTTGCCGCCGAGCAGCAGCGACTGCCCCGCGCGCGGCCCCGCGCCCCACCGGACCCACCGTCGAACGAAGGCGGGCACCTCGTCGTCGCCGCCAGACGGCCGCGTGGCCCGCACGAGCCGCGTCGCGTAGTCGACGACGTTGGCCGCTGCCGGCACCTCGCGGACCACGCGATGGAGGCGTTCGATCTCCGCGCCGGTGGCCACGGCGCTGATGTCCGCGCTGGCCGTGCCGGTCGTCCACGACAGAATCGCCCGCTCCTCTTCGGCCGTCGGATAGTCGATGACGACGTTGAACATGAACCGATCGAGCTGGGCCTCCGGCAGCGGGTACGTGCCCTCCTGCTCGATGGGGTTCTGCGTCGCGAGCACGAACAGCGGGCGGTCGAGCGCGTACCGGACGCCGTTGACCGTGACCTGCGCTTCCTGCATCGCCTCGAGCAGCGCCGCCTGGGTCTTCGGCGGCGTCCGGTTGATCTCGTCGGCGAGGAGGATGTTCGCGAAGATCGGCCCGTGGATGAAGCGGATCGTGCGGCGTCCCGACGCGCGGTCCTCCTCGATGACCTCGGCGCCGAGAATGTCCGACGGCATCAGGTCGGGCGTGAACTGGATCCGGTTGAACTTCACCGCCACCGTCTCGGCCAGGCTCTTGATGAGGAGCGTCTTGGCGAGCCCGGGTACGCCGCGCAGCAGGCAGTGCCCGCCGGCCATGAACGCCATGAGAATCTCGCGGACGGTCTCGCGCTGGCCGATGATGCGCCGCGCCAGCTCGCTCTCGATGCGCCTGGCGACGTCGGAGAACTCGTCGAGCAGATCGCCGAGGCCGGCGTGGGACGTCGAACGGTCGTTCGGCACGATGCGGACGATTCTACACCGTCCGCGGCGGCCCGGCCGCGGAGACCGGCGTCGTGTGAGACCGGCGTCATGCCCCGTGGTGCGGCGCGATCGGCGGGCCCCGCGCGTACGAGGACCACCGCGCGCTGGTCGCGCGATGGCGAACGTCGCGCGGATCGCGCGATGGCGATTGACAGCGACTGGCTCGACGAGTACCATCCGCCGCTGGCCCTTCGGGTGTTCGGATGAAGGATCGCCGGATCATGGCCCACCCCCCATCGAAGTGGCAGTCGCTCCCCACGGAACAGATCAACCCCGCAAGCCTCGGACTCGACACCGCGCCCGTCAGCGACATCATCGAGCTGATGCTCGCCGAGGACCGAAAGACGGTCGCGGCCGTGCAGCGTGAGAAGGAGCGGATCGCGCACGGCGTCGACATCATCACGGAGTCGGTGCGCAAGGGCGGGCGCCTCATCTTCGTCGGTGCCGGCACGAGCGGCCGGCTCGGCGTGCTCGAGGCGGCCGAGATGCCGCCGACCTTCGGCCTCTCGCCCACCCTGGTGCAGGCGGTCATGGCCGGAGGCAAGGAGGCGGTGTTTCGAGCGAAGGAGGGCGTCGAGGACGACTACGAGGAGGGCGCACGCGCGGTGGCCCGACTGCGCCCGACGCGCCGTGACGTCGTCGTCGGCGTCTCGGCGAGCGGCATCACGCAGTTCGTGCGCGGTGCGCTTACGCGCGCCCGCAAGGCCGGCCTCAAGATCATTTTCGTGACCTGCTGGCCGGGCACCGAGCTGCAGACCTTCGTCGACCTCGTCATCGCACCGGCGGTCGGTCCCGAAATCCTGACCGGGTCGACGCGTCTCAAGGCCGGCACGGCGACCAAGATGGTGCTGAACATGCTGACGACGATCTCGATGGTCCGCGTCGGCAAGACGTACGGCAACCTCATGGTCGACGTCCAGACGACGTCGGAGAAGCTCCGGGACCGCGCCCGCCGGATCCTCAGCGTCACGACCGGCCTCGACTACGATGCCGCCGACCGGCTGCTGCGCCGCGCCCGGTGGAACGTCAAGGCCGCCATCGTCATGCAGAAGACCGGCCTCACGCACGCGAAGGCCCTCACCGCACTTCGCAAAGCCGACCACTCGGTCCGGAACGCGATTGGTGAAGACGTCGAGCCGGTCCTCAGGAAGCTCCTGAAGCTCGACGGGCTGCCCGACGCCCACTGATCGACGCCGTCAGGTGTGCGCGCGGGTCAGGCGTTCGGCCGCCGCCTCGTCCACCAGGACCTCGACGTCGTGGTGCAGCTGGAGGAACGACGCCGGCAGCCGGGTCGTGACGGGGCCGTTCGCCATGCGCTCGACGGCCCGCCCCTTGCCGCGTCCCATCGCCAGCAGCACGATGCGGCGCGACTGCAGGATCGTCGCCATGCCCATCGACAGGGCCTCCACCGGCACCTGTTCGGGATCGCCGCCGAAGAAGGCGGCATTCGCGCGCCGCGTCTCCGGCTTGAGCCGGACCCGATGGCTCCGGGCCGACAGACCCGCCGCCGGCTCGTTGAAGCCGACGTGCCCGTTGGTGCCGATGCCCAGCACCATCACGTCGATGCCCCCGGCCTCGACGATCGCGCGTTCGAAGCGCGCGCACTCGGCCCCGGGGTCGGGGGCGGTGCCATCGAGAACGTGCACCTGCGACGGGGCAAGGCCCACCGGCGCGAAGAAGTGCCGCGACATGTAGGCGCGATAGCTGCCAGGATGCGAGGACGGCAACCCGAGGAACTCGTCGAGGTTGAACGTCGTGATCCGTGAGAGATCGACGCGCCCCTCGCGGTGGCGATCGACGAGCCGGCGGTAGAGCGCGACCGGCGTCCGGCCGGTCGGCAGCCCGAGCACCAGCGCGGGCTGCCGCGCGATGGCGGCGACCAGTTGATCGGCGAGCGCGGCGGCCGCGTCGCGTTCGTGGCGGAAGACGGTGACGTTCACGGGCCTCTACGGAGTCTGGTAGGTGGGAAGGCGCGCCTCGCCACGGGCCTCGGCCAGGGCGACGCTGACCGCGCCCGTCGCCGGCTCGTGCAGGAGCAGGTCGACGCGGCACCTCGGAGCGACGTCTGGCAGCCGCCCGACGAGCGTTGTCGCGAGCCACGGCACGGCGTGGAAGATCCCGCCGGCCAGAACGAACGGAAAGGCCTCGTCGCGCAGGTCGAGTTGGCGGACGACGGAGGCCGCGCACGCGACCAGTTCGCGTGCCCCGCTCTCGAGGATGTTCGTCGCCACCGCGTCTCCCTCGTCGCGGGCCTCCTGAACGTGCCGCGCGAGGCTGGCGATGGCAGACGGCCGAAGCGGCCGGTAGTAGATCTCGTGCACGAGGTCCTGCGGCCGCCCGACGTCGTAATGCGCGAGGATCCTCGGCGTCAGGGCCGTGGACCGGCCCCGGCCGTCCGCTTCCCGGACGACGGCGCGCAGCGCGAGACGCCCGATCCAGTAGCCGCTGCCCTCATCCCCGAGCACGTAGCCCCAGCCGCCCGCCCGCGCCGCCCGATGCTCGCGATTGCGCCCGTAGGCAATCGACCCGGTGCCCGCGATGACGACGACGCCGGGCCCGTGCCCGGCACCGGCGACGAGGGCGACGAGCGCGTCGTTGGTGACGACGACCCGCGCCTTGTACCCGATGCGCCGCATGATCCCCCGGACCACGGCCGCGTCGTCTTCGCGGTCGACCCCTGCCATGCCCAGGCAGATGGCGGCCGGGACGATCGGGTGATGGCCGATGGCTTCGTCCATCACCTGGTGCAGCACCTTTTCGACCTCGAGCTCGCCCGCCGCCTGGAGGTTCGCGCCGGGGCCGCGCGCCTCGGCGACGATCCGGCCCGATTCGTCGGCCAGCAGGCAGACGGTCTTGGTGCCGCCGGCGTCGATGCCGAGCACGTGGAGCGGGAGACGGTCGGACACGATGAATGTGGGCGGAGCGCCCGGTGGGTCGCGGGCTGACGCGCCGTCGGGACTCAAGGTAAAGGACTCCTCGGCGGATGTCAAAAACGGCGCCCTTCGGCGCCGTCCGTTGACAGTCTTCCGGCGACACTGGTACGCTCGGGCGTTTGTGACCGACTCCAGCGTCGTCGCGCCGTCCGCCCGTCGCCCGGGCCCCGCGCCCGCGGTGGCGCTCCTCGTCCTGCTGACGGCCGCGACGACCGTGGCGCTCGACGGGCCGGCCGCGGCTCCGGAGGTCCGCGGCCTGTGGGTCGTGCGTACGTCGCTTCGCTCCCCCGCCGCGATCCAGACGCTCGTCCGCGATGCGCAGGCGAGCGGCGTCAACACGCTGATGGTCCAGGTGCGGGGGCGCGGCGACGCCTACTACCGCGGGGGCGTCGAACCACGGGCCACCGCCCTCGGCTCGCAGCCGACGGAGTTCGACCCGCTCGCCGAAACGCTTCGTGTCGCGCGGGCCGCCGGGCTCGCGGTGCACGCGTGGGTGAACGTCAACCTCGTGTCGTCGGCAACCGATCTGCCTGCGTCACGGGCGCACGTGGTCAACCGGTATCCCGAGTGGCTCATGGTGCCGCGCGCCCTCGGCACCGAGTTCGCCCGGCTCGAGCCGCACAACCCGGCCTACGTCGGCAAGCTGGCGCGCTGGACGCGGGCGCAATCGAATGTCGAGGGGCTGTTCACCTCGCCGCTCCACCCCGACGCGGCCGCACACACCGCCGGCGTGATCACCGACATCGTGTCGCGCTACGCCGTCGACGGCGTGCACCTCGACTACGTGCGCTTCCCCAACGCCGACTTCGATTACAGCCCCACCGCGCTCGCGGCGTTTCGCGAGTCGGTGCTACCCGACCTGCCCTCGCCGGAACGGGCGCGGCTCGATGCCCGGCTGCGCATCGACCCGTTCATCTACGCCGACACCTTCCCGGTTCGCTGGGCCAGCTTCAGGCGCTCGCGACTGACGGCGTTCGTCATGCGCGTGCGCAGCGCCGTCAGAGAGGCTCGTCCCGACGCCGTGCTGAGCGCGGCCGTCTTCCCCGGCGTCGACGACGCCTGGAGCACGCGGCTGCAGGACTGGCGCCTGTGGGTCGAGAACGGACTCGTCGACGCCGTGTGCCCGATGATCTACACGCCGGACGCGACGCTGTTCGCCGAGCAGCTCGCCGAGGCGACGCGCGTCGCGGGGCCCGCATCGGTATGGGCCGGCATCGGCGCCTACCGCCTCTCGCCGCCGCAGACGGTCGCCAACATCACGACGGCCCGCGCGCTCGGCACCCGCGGCGTGCTGCTCTTCTCCTACGACAGCATGGTCGAAGCGTCCGAGCGCGGCGCCGACTACCTGGGGTTCGTCGGCCGCAGCGCCTTCGGGAGCGCGGCGGCGGCAGCCGAGGGCGCGCGCCAGCCCTGACCGCGCCTGGTGCCGTCGGCCCACCCCCGAGACCATGCACGCGATCGACCTCATCATCCTGGCGGGGTACCTCGCCGGCACGGTCCTCTTCGGCGCCTGGTTCTCCCGGTCGCACCGCACCGTGTCCGACTACTTCGTCTCGGGCCACGGCATGCCCTGGTGGGCGATCATGGGTTCGATCGTCGCCACCGAGACCAGTACGGTCACGTTCATCAGCGTTCCCGGGTTCGCCTACGGCACGAACCTGACGTTCATGCAGCTCGTGATGGGCTACATGATCGGTCGCATCGTCGTCACGATCGTCTTCGTCCCGGCGTACTTCCGCGGCGAGCTGCTGACCGTCTACCAGCTGCTGGGCACGAGATTCGGCAGCGAGGTCAAGCGTCTCGCGGCGTCGCTGTTCCTCGTGACCCGCACCCTCGCCGACGGGTTCAGGCTCTTTGCCACGGGCCTCGTGCTCGCCGCCCTGCTGCTCTCGGCACCCGCCTCGCGCGAGGTGGTGGCCGGATGGTGGCCCGGCGTCGACCCCAGCACCACCGCATTGATCTTCGCGGTCCTCGTCATCGGCGTCGCCACCATCGTCTACACGTACCTGGGCGGCATGACCGCCGTGATCTGGACCGACGTCATCCAGCTCGGCGTGTACCTGCTCGGCGCCGGCGTGGCGGCAGCCGTCCTGCTCGACCGCATTCCCGGCGGCTGGGGCGAGGTCGTCGCCGTCGGTCGCGAGGCGGGGCGCTTCACCCTGTTCGACTTCACCTGGGACGTGACCCGCGGCTACACGTTCTGGTCGGGCCTCGTCGGCGGTGCCTTCCTGACGACGGCCACCCACGGCACCGACCAGATGATGGTGCAGCGGTACCTGTGCAGCCGCTCGCCACGCGATGCCCGGCGCGCGCTGCTCTGGAGTGGCGTGGTCGTCTTCGTCCAGTTCCTGCTGTTCCTGGTCATCGGCGTGATGCTGTACGTCTACTACACGGGCCACGCGCCCGCGGAGACGGCCGCGTTCACGATCGGGGACCGCGTACAGGCCGATCGCATCTTCCCCCACTTCATCGTCACGCACATGCCCGCCGGACTGGTGGGGCTCGTTTGCGCCGCGATCTTCGCCGCGGCGATGTCGACGCTCTCGTCGTCGCTCAACTCCTCGGCCGCCACGGCGATGGTCGACTTCTACCTGCCGTGGACGCGAGGGGCGCGCGACGAGGCGCACTACCTGCACGTCTCGCGCTGGCTCACGGCCGGCTGGGGCGTGCTCCAGATCGGCGTGGCCCTCGCCGCCATCGAGCTGTCGCGACGCGTCGTCGACGAGGTGCTCGGCATCGCGTCGTTCACCAACGGCGTGATCCTCGGCCTGTTCCTCCTGGGCACGTTCACCGTCGCCGTCAGGCAGCGAAGCGCGGTCGTGGGCGTCGTGGCTGGCGCCGCCACCATGCTCGCGGTCAAGCTGTTCACCGGCGTGACGTGGCAGTGGTACGTGCTCATCGGGTCGACGGTGACCTTCGCGACCGGCTGGCTGACGGCGCGGGCCGCCGGACCGGCCTCCAGGCGGTCGGCGTGACGGGCGTGGCGGCCGGACGCTTCCGGGCCATCGAGGCCCTGCTCGTTGACGCCGTCGGCAACAACGTGTGCCCGGCCGCGGCGGCGGAGGTCGGTACCTCGTCCGGGCCCGTGTGGCAGGGCGCGGCCGGCTGGCTCGACGACACCGCTCAACGACCCGCCAGCGTCGATTCCGGGTTCGATCTCGCTTCGTTGACCAAGGTGATCGTCACGACGACGCTGGCCATGCGACAGGTGGACGCTGGCTGCGTGACCCTCGAGACCAGAATCGGGGACCGGCTGTCGACCTGGGAGGGAGGCGACCGCGCGCACGTGACCGTGGGCGACCTGCTGGCCCACGCCTCGGGTCTCAGCGCCTACCTGCCCTTCTACCGCGACCACGTGGGCCGCCGCGAGTTCGAAGCCGCGATCTGCCGGCTGCCGCTCGAGTACGTCCCCCGGTCGCGCTCGATCTACAGCGACCTCGGCTTCATCCTCCTGGGGTTCGTCCTCGAGGACCTCGCCGGCAGCCGCCTCGACGAGCAGTTCGCGGGCGTCTGCGTCGCCCTGGGATTCGGCGGCCTGCTGTTCCGGCCAGCGGCCGCCGATCGCGAACGGATCGCGCCGACCGGTGTCGACCCGTGGCGCGGCCGATGTCTTCGGGGCGAGGTGCACGATGGCAACGCGTGGGCGCTCGGCGGGGCTGCGGGTCACGCCGGGTTGTTCGGGTCGGCCCGGGCGGTGGGCACCTTCGCCCGGCGTGTGCTGGCAGACGCCCGGGGTGCAACGCCTCGAGGCGAGAGGCTGGCTTCGGCGGCCGTACTCGAGCGCTTCCTCCGCCGGACGGACGTGCCGGGAAGTTCGCGCGCGCTCGGCTGGGACACGATGCTGCCGACGTCATCGTGCGGGCCGAAGATGCACGTGACGGCGATCGGGCACACCGGGTTCACCGGGACGTCGCTCTGGATCGACATCGAGGCCGATGCCTACTTCGTGCTCCTGACCAATCGCGTCCACCCCGACCCGGCGAACGAGGCGATCCTGACGCTCCGGCCGACGTTTCATTCGATGGCGATCGACGCCCTCGCGACGCGGTCGCCGCAGGGGGTCTGACGCTCCGACGGGCGGCCCGCCCCGGCCGGCGGGGCCATCGCGACGTCGAAACGCCCATGAGGCGATTCCGTGCGGCGCTACCGGCGGGGGGACGCCGCCCCGCCCGGCCGGGTCGGCTGCGGTCCAGGCACGCCCCCGGGCCCGATGCCCGGCACCTGCCCCGGCGCCATCCCCGGGACGGCGCTGCCGGGCGGGCCCTGCCCGGGCGCGCCCGGTCGGTTCGAGAGGCTGGTGTAGAGGAACTGCCACTCGTTGTACGCCGAGCGGCCGTTGTAGGTACGGATCGAGCGCTCCCGGCTCTTGCTGACGACCCCGACGACGCCCCCACGTGGGCCGGCGATCTGGCCGGTCTCGACCGGGGTGAACGTGGTCGGAGGTTGACCGGGCGCGGGCGCGATCTCCCCCGGGCGAGCCGACCCGACGCCCCCGCCGGGGATCTGCCCCGGCGCTGCCATCACGCTCGCCTGGTAGAGCACCTGGAACTCACCGTCCGGCGCCATCGGGTCCGCGTACTTCTTGCGCAGGAACCGCTGTTCGACGAGCACGTCGATGCTCGGCGGAAAGGCGCCCGGGTAGCGCCGCTGCCAGAGCCCGATCGCGCGTGCGTACTGCTCGCCGCGGAAGATGAGTTCGGCTTCGCGCTCGCGCTGGACGGCATGCCGCCACGCCGGCATGGCGACGCTCATCAGCACCGTCATGATGGCGAGGCCGACGAGCAGGCTGGCCATGGCGTAGCCCCGTTCGCCGCGCTGCGAGCCTTGACCCTGTGACACCACGTCGATATCATCCAGAACGGTCATTATGATAGCACCGCGCACGCGACGGCTGGTTCTCGCGCGTCCCATCGCGTTTGGGGCGATCGCGCTCCTGGCCCTCTCCCTGTCTGCGTGCGACAAGGTGGCGCTGACCGCGCCGACCAACTCGACCATCCGGCTCTTCACGAACACGACCGTGCTTCCGCTCAACGGCACGGCCGAGATCATCGCGACCGTGACGGAGAGCTCGGGGACGGCCGTCCAGAACGGCACGCAGGTCACGTTCACCACCACGGTGGGCACGCTCGATCCCGCCGAGGCGCGAACGAAGGACGGCAAGGCGTCGGTCCGCCTCGGCGCCGGGCTCATCTCGGGCACGGCGCGCGTCCGGGCGTTCTCGGGCGGGGCTCAATCGGAGGAGCTCGAAGTCAAGATCGGAGGCAGCGCGGCGGCCCGCGTGCTCCTCAACGTCAGCCCCGCCACAGTACCAGTGGGCGGCGGCACCGTCCAGCTCGTCGCCACCGTGGTCGATGCCGACGGCAACCGGCTGCCCGGCGTCCCGGTGACGTTCAATACGACGGCGGGCACCCTCTCGGCCGCGACGCAGTTGACCGACAACAACGGCGAAGCGCGGGTCTCGCTCACGACCTCGCGCGACGCCTCGGTGTCGGCGTCGGCCGGGGCCGTCGAGGCCGCACGCGTCGAGATCCGGGTGAGCACGGCGCCGGTAGTGACCATCAGCGCGCCGTCGGCCGCCATCCAGGTCGGCCAGACGGCCACGTTCACGGTGAACGTGTCGGCCAGCGCCAACTCGAGCCCGATTCGCGAGGTCACGATCGACTTCGGCGACGGCACGCGCGAGTCGCTCGGTGCCCTGTCGGGCTCGATTGCCGTCCAGCACGTGTTCCGCGACGCGGGCCTCTTCCTCGTCTCGGTGACCGCGCGGGACGTCAACGACACCCAGACGACGGTCTCGACGACCGTCAACGTCCTGCGGCAGGCGCCCATCATCGTCTCGGTCATCGCCTCGCCCTCGTCGTCGGTCGAACCGCGCGTGGGCAACCCGGTCACGATCACGGTCACCGTGTCGTCGGCGACGCCCATCCTCCGGTACGAGTACGACTTCGGCGACGGCACGACGGCCGTGCTGACGAGCGGCACGACGACCCACGTCTACAGCACGACGGGCGCCAAGGTGATCACCGTGCGCGTCGTGGCCGTCGACGGCGCAAGCGGGATCGGTCGCGCCGAGGTGAACGTCCGACCCTGACGGTCGACGGGCCGGACTCTCCCTTCCCTTCAGCCCGTCGCGGGGGTGGCGAATGCCGCCCCGCGTCATGCCGCACGGCGGCGCGATTTCTCCG harbors:
- a CDS encoding ATPase, whose translation is MSDRLPLHVLGIDAGGTKTVCLLADESGRIVAEARGPGANLQAAGELEVEKVLHQVMDEAIGHHPIVPAAICLGMAGVDREDDAAVVRGIMRRIGYKARVVVTNDALVALVAGAGHGPGVVVIAGTGSIAYGRNREHRAARAGGWGYVLGDEGSGYWIGRLALRAVVREADGRGRSTALTPRILAHYDVGRPQDLVHEIYYRPLRPSAIASLARHVQEARDEGDAVATNILESGARELVACAASVVRQLDLRDEAFPFVLAGGIFHAVPWLATTLVGRLPDVAPRCRVDLLLHEPATGAVSVALAEARGEARLPTYQTP
- a CDS encoding family 10 glycosylhydrolase → MALLVLLTAATTVALDGPAAAPEVRGLWVVRTSLRSPAAIQTLVRDAQASGVNTLMVQVRGRGDAYYRGGVEPRATALGSQPTEFDPLAETLRVARAAGLAVHAWVNVNLVSSATDLPASRAHVVNRYPEWLMVPRALGTEFARLEPHNPAYVGKLARWTRAQSNVEGLFTSPLHPDAAAHTAGVITDIVSRYAVDGVHLDYVRFPNADFDYSPTALAAFRESVLPDLPSPERARLDARLRIDPFIYADTFPVRWASFRRSRLTAFVMRVRSAVREARPDAVLSAAVFPGVDDAWSTRLQDWRLWVENGLVDAVCPMIYTPDATLFAEQLAEATRVAGPASVWAGIGAYRLSPPQTVANITTARALGTRGVLLFSYDSMVEASERGADYLGFVGRSAFGSAAAAAEGARQP
- a CDS encoding Ig-like domain-containing protein, translating into MIAPRTRRLVLARPIAFGAIALLALSLSACDKVALTAPTNSTIRLFTNTTVLPLNGTAEIIATVTESSGTAVQNGTQVTFTTTVGTLDPAEARTKDGKASVRLGAGLISGTARVRAFSGGAQSEELEVKIGGSAAARVLLNVSPATVPVGGGTVQLVATVVDADGNRLPGVPVTFNTTAGTLSAATQLTDNNGEARVSLTTSRDASVSASAGAVEAARVEIRVSTAPVVTISAPSAAIQVGQTATFTVNVSASANSSPIREVTIDFGDGTRESLGALSGSIAVQHVFRDAGLFLVSVTARDVNDTQTTVSTTVNVLRQAPIIVSVIASPSSSVEPRVGNPVTITVTVSSATPILRYEYDFGDGTTAVLTSGTTTHVYSTTGAKVITVRVVAVDGASGIGRAEVNVRP
- a CDS encoding type II secretion system GspH family protein, producing the protein MSQGQGSQRGERGYAMASLLVGLAIMTVLMSVAMPAWRHAVQREREAELIFRGEQYARAIGLWQRRYPGAFPPSIDVLVEQRFLRKKYADPMAPDGEFQVLYQASVMAAPGQIPGGGVGSARPGEIAPAPGQPPTTFTPVETGQIAGPRGGVVGVVSKSRERSIRTYNGRSAYNEWQFLYTSLSNRPGAPGQGPPGSAVPGMAPGQVPGIGPGGVPGPQPTRPGGAASPRR
- a CDS encoding DUF58 domain-containing protein, producing MAGHADGAAIAPATLARFGDLELVARLVVDGLVSGLHRSPFHGYSAEFSQYRHYRPGDDLKYVDWKLFARTDRLYTKQYRETTNTLVALAVDTSASMAFVAGEVTKLRHAVVTAASLAHLLVAQGDSVGLIAYGARVNRYVPPRAGRGHLRGLLVALARLRAEGATDTAASIRRAADLMRRRGLLIVLSDLYDAGDPLFASLRRAVKMGHEVIVLHVIAPAERDLPYRGDVRLEDLETGRQILLDAAGARQAYQERFAGFGDECRHRLSREGIDYVALDTAVSPAVALRPYLVARRRRGAHS
- the murQ gene encoding N-acetylmuramic acid 6-phosphate etherase, with protein sequence MAHPPSKWQSLPTEQINPASLGLDTAPVSDIIELMLAEDRKTVAAVQREKERIAHGVDIITESVRKGGRLIFVGAGTSGRLGVLEAAEMPPTFGLSPTLVQAVMAGGKEAVFRAKEGVEDDYEEGARAVARLRPTRRDVVVGVSASGITQFVRGALTRARKAGLKIIFVTCWPGTELQTFVDLVIAPAVGPEILTGSTRLKAGTATKMVLNMLTTISMVRVGKTYGNLMVDVQTTSEKLRDRARRILSVTTGLDYDAADRLLRRARWNVKAAIVMQKTGLTHAKALTALRKADHSVRNAIGEDVEPVLRKLLKLDGLPDAH
- a CDS encoding sodium:solute symporter; amino-acid sequence: MHAIDLIILAGYLAGTVLFGAWFSRSHRTVSDYFVSGHGMPWWAIMGSIVATETSTVTFISVPGFAYGTNLTFMQLVMGYMIGRIVVTIVFVPAYFRGELLTVYQLLGTRFGSEVKRLAASLFLVTRTLADGFRLFATGLVLAALLLSAPASREVVAGWWPGVDPSTTALIFAVLVIGVATIVYTYLGGMTAVIWTDVIQLGVYLLGAGVAAAVLLDRIPGGWGEVVAVGREAGRFTLFDFTWDVTRGYTFWSGLVGGAFLTTATHGTDQMMVQRYLCSRSPRDARRALLWSGVVVFVQFLLFLVIGVMLYVYYTGHAPAETAAFTIGDRVQADRIFPHFIVTHMPAGLVGLVCAAIFAAAMSTLSSSLNSSAATAMVDFYLPWTRGARDEAHYLHVSRWLTAGWGVLQIGVALAAIELSRRVVDEVLGIASFTNGVILGLFLLGTFTVAVRQRSAVVGVVAGAATMLAVKLFTGVTWQWYVLIGSTVTFATGWLTARAAGPASRRSA
- a CDS encoding MoxR family ATPase: MVLVEPVAVNRHRAIRATFAIARPARGGPRTRGARRSRRTTGHDAGLTRRRSPRPGRRGRCRIVRIVPNDRSTSHAGLGDLLDEFSDVARRIESELARRIIGQRETVREILMAFMAGGHCLLRGVPGLAKTLLIKSLAETVAVKFNRIQFTPDLMPSDILGAEVIEEDRASGRRTIRFIHGPIFANILLADEINRTPPKTQAALLEAMQEAQVTVNGVRYALDRPLFVLATQNPIEQEGTYPLPEAQLDRFMFNVVIDYPTAEEERAILSWTTGTASADISAVATGAEIERLHRVVREVPAAANVVDYATRLVRATRPSGGDDEVPAFVRRWVRWGAGPRAGQSLLLGGKARALLDGRAAVDIDDVRAVAAPVLRHRVLVNFEAEADGITAEAVVEQVLGAVRAGRG
- a CDS encoding beta-lactamase family protein, which translates into the protein MTGVAAGRFRAIEALLVDAVGNNVCPAAAAEVGTSSGPVWQGAAGWLDDTAQRPASVDSGFDLASLTKVIVTTTLAMRQVDAGCVTLETRIGDRLSTWEGGDRAHVTVGDLLAHASGLSAYLPFYRDHVGRREFEAAICRLPLEYVPRSRSIYSDLGFILLGFVLEDLAGSRLDEQFAGVCVALGFGGLLFRPAAADRERIAPTGVDPWRGRCLRGEVHDGNAWALGGAAGHAGLFGSARAVGTFARRVLADARGATPRGERLASAAVLERFLRRTDVPGSSRALGWDTMLPTSSCGPKMHVTAIGHTGFTGTSLWIDIEADAYFVLLTNRVHPDPANEAILTLRPTFHSMAIDALATRSPQGV
- the nagB gene encoding glucosamine-6-phosphate deaminase; its protein translation is MNVTVFRHERDAAAALADQLVAAIARQPALVLGLPTGRTPVALYRRLVDRHREGRVDLSRITTFNLDEFLGLPSSHPGSYRAYMSRHFFAPVGLAPSQVHVLDGTAPDPGAECARFERAIVEAGGIDVMVLGIGTNGHVGFNEPAAGLSARSHRVRLKPETRRANAAFFGGDPEQVPVEALSMGMATILQSRRIVLLAMGRGKGRAVERMANGPVTTRLPASFLQLHHDVEVLVDEAAAERLTRAHT